A region from the Pirellulaceae bacterium genome encodes:
- a CDS encoding sigma-70 family RNA polymerase sigma factor yields the protein MAGHGETLKIEWSSEIDKSFSNPTVVVFSILTFNKGRSLAMTDSNHEVDRILQRVRDGDRQSLALLFSQHRDRLWNMVNIRIDRRLRGRVDPDDVLQEAYLDAADRVDQFIVDHSGSFFVWLRLIVNQTLVNVHRRHLGAKMRDAKRDISIHAGQHQQAASTSLALQLLGHLTTPSQAAVREETARKLEEVIEGLEPIDREVLVLRHFEQLTNSEVAETLEIQQKAASIRYIRALKRLRDKLSEVPGMATEWLS from the coding sequence ATGGCAGGTCACGGTGAGACGTTGAAGATCGAATGGTCTTCAGAAATCGACAAATCCTTTTCCAACCCAACGGTAGTCGTCTTCTCCATTCTCACGTTTAACAAGGGACGCTCTTTGGCGATGACGGATTCGAATCATGAAGTCGACCGAATTCTACAAAGAGTTCGCGACGGCGATCGACAATCTTTAGCGTTGCTGTTTTCCCAGCATCGAGACCGATTGTGGAACATGGTCAATATTCGGATCGATCGACGGCTAAGAGGTCGAGTGGATCCGGACGATGTGTTGCAAGAAGCCTATTTAGACGCAGCGGACCGAGTCGACCAATTCATCGTCGATCATTCGGGATCATTTTTTGTCTGGTTGCGTTTGATCGTGAACCAAACGCTGGTGAACGTTCATCGTCGACATTTAGGCGCGAAGATGCGTGATGCGAAGCGAGATATTTCGATTCATGCAGGCCAACATCAACAAGCGGCATCAACGTCCCTGGCGTTACAACTGCTGGGACACTTGACCACGCCCAGCCAGGCGGCCGTTCGTGAAGAAACGGCTCGCAAACTGGAGGAAGTAATCGAAGGACTGGAGCCCATCGATCGCGAGGTACTTGTGTTACGTCACTTTGAACAATTAACCAACAGCGAGGTCGCCGAGACTCTAGAAATCCAACAGAAGGCTGCGAGCATTCGTTACATTCGTGCGTTAAAGCGATTGCGCGACAAGCTTTCTGAGGTTCCAGGCATGGCTACGGAGTGGTTATCCTAA